One Cuculus canorus isolate bCucCan1 chromosome 1, bCucCan1.pri, whole genome shotgun sequence DNA segment encodes these proteins:
- the APAF1 gene encoding apoptotic protease-activating factor 1 isoform X2 — protein MDVKSRNYLLMNRQALEKDIKTSYIMDHMISDEVLTLQEEERVRQQSTQRERAAMLINIILTKDNNSYRSFYNALLHEGYRDLAALLQDGIPAISSRNGKSSVDGMTSYVKTVLCEGGVPQRPVVFVTRPKLVDAIKQKLRCLGSDPGWVTVYGMAGCGKTVLTAEALKDHQLLKDYFPGGVHWISVGKQDKAGLLIKLQNLCSRLEHDSTLSQRPPLNVEEAKDRLRLLMLRKYPRSLLILDDIWDSWVLKAFDNQCQVLITSRDRSVTDAVAGNKYEVHVESGLAHEKGLEILSLFVNMKISELPEQANCLVRECKGSPLVISLIGALLRDFPNRWEYYLRQLQNKQFKRIRKSSSYDYEALDEAMSISVEQLNDNYKDYYKDLSILPKDVRVPTKVLCILWDMETEEVEDILQEFVNKSLLFCDRNGKSFHYYLHDLQLDFLTEKNRNQLQELHKNIVNQYKKYYKLNTPVPSQEDCMYWYNFLAYHMAGANMQKELRDLMFSLDWIRAKTELVGPAHLIHEYVEYSTILDQKDSTVRENFQEFLSLNGHLLGRQPFPDIIQLGLCQPETSEVYQQAKLHAERETGAFYLEWINKKSLKNLYRLVVRPHRDAVYHACFSKDRQRIASCGADKTLQFAWRGASQLSRKLAISQPVTW, from the exons AGTACACAGAGGGAGCGAGCAGCTATGCTAATAAACATCATCCTAACAAAGGATAATAATTCATACAGATCCTTTTATAATGCACTACTTCATGAAGGGTACAGAGATCTTGCTGCGCTTCTTCAGGACGGCATACCTGCCATCTCCTCCAGAAACGGAAAGAGTTCGGTGGATGGAATGACTTCGTATG TTAAGACAGTTCTCTGCGAAGGAGGTGTACCACAGAGACCAGTTGTGTTTGTCACTCGACCAAAACTAGTAGATGCTATTAAGCAGAAACTGCGCTGCTTGGGGAGTGATCCAGGCTGGGTCACAGTTTATGGAATGGCAGGTTGCGGGAAGACTGTTTTAACAGCAGAAGCTTTAAAGGATCATCAGCTTTTGAAAG ATTACTTTCCAGGGGGAGTTCACTGGATCTCGGTTGGAAAACAGGACAAAGCAGGGCTCCTGATAAAACTTCAAAATCTCTGTAGTAGATTGGAACATGACTCTACTCTTTCACAAAGACCACCACTTAATGTTGAGGAGGCTAAAGATCGTCTTCGTTTGCTGATGCTACGCAAATATCCCAG ATCTCTCTTGATCCTGGATGACATTTGGGATTCCTGGGTATTAAAAGCATTTGATAATCAATGTCAGGTTCTTATCACCAGCAGGGACAGAAGTGTAACAGATGCTGTAGCTG GCAATAAATATGAGGTTCATGTGGAAAGCGGACTAGCACATGAGAAAGGATTGGAGATTTTATCCCTGTTTGTGAATATGAAAATATCAGAACTGCCAGAACAAGCTAACTGCCTTGTAAGGGAATGCAAAG GTTCTCCTCTTGTGATATCCTTGATAGGTGCATTGTTACGAGACTTCCCTAATCGCTGGGAATACTATCTCagacagctgcaaaataaacagtttaaaagaataagaaaatcttCTTCTTATGATTATGAAGCCCTTGATGAAGCAATGTCTATAAGTGTTGAGCAACTGAATGACAATTATAAAGACTACTATAAAGACCTCTCTATCCTCCCAAAAGATGTTAGAGTACCTACTAAG GTTCTCTGTATTCTTTGGGATATGGAAACCGAAGAAGTTGAGGATATACTACAGGAATTTGTTAACAAATCACTATTGTTCTGTGATCGTAATGGGAAGTCATTCCATTATTATTTACATGATCTTCAGCTTGACTTTCTCACAGAGAAGAATCGTAACCAGCTTCAG GAGCTACATAAAAATATAGTAAATCAGTACAAGAAGTATTACAAACTTAATACACCTGTTCCATCTCAAGAGGACTGCATGTACTGGTATAACTTTCTAGCATATCACATGGCTGGTGCCAACATGCAGAAG GAACTCCGTGATCTTATGTTTTCTCTAGATTGGATTAGAGCTAAAACAGAATTGGTAGGGCCTGCTCATCTGATTCATGAATATGTAGAATATAGTACAATCCTTGATCAAAAG GATAGCACAGTACGTGAAAACTTCCAggaatttctgtctttaaatgGGCACCTTCTTGGACGGCAACCATTTCCTGACATTATACAGCTGGGTCTTTGTCAGCCAGAGACATCAGAGGTGTATCAACAAGCCAAGCTACatgctgaaagagaaacaggagCATTTTATTTGGAGTGGAT aaataaaaagtccTTGAAAAACCTCTACCGTCTCGTGGTGCGTCCACATAGAGATGCAGTATACCATGCCTGCTTTTCTAAGGACAGACAAAGGATAGCATCGTGTGGAGCTGATAAAACACTGCAG TTTGCCTGGAGGGGAGCCAGCCAGCTCTCGAGAAAACTAGCAATCAGCCAGCCAGTAACCTGGTAA
- the APAF1 gene encoding apoptotic protease-activating factor 1 isoform X3 translates to MDVKSRNYLLMNRQALEKDIKTSYIMDHMISDEVLTLQEEERVRQQSTQRERAAMLINIILTKDNNSYRSFYNALLHEGYRDLAALLQDGIPAISSRNGKSSVDGMTSYVKTVLCEGGVPQRPVVFVTRPKLVDAIKQKLRCLGSDPGWVTVYGMAGCGKTVLTAEALKDHQLLKDYFPGGVHWISVGKQDKAGLLIKLQNLCSRLEHDSTLSQRPPLNVEEAKDRLRLLMLRKYPRSLLILDDIWDSWVLKAFDNQCQVLITSRDRSVTDAVAGNKYEVHVESGLAHEKGLEILSLFVNMKISELPEQANCLVRECKGSPLVISLIGALLRDFPNRWEYYLRQLQNKQFKRIRKSSSYDYEALDEAMSISVEQLNDNYKDYYKDLSILPKDVRVPTKVLCILWDMETEEVEDILQEFVNKSLLFCDRNGKSFHYYLHDLQLDFLTEKNRNQLQELHKNIVNQYKKYYKLNTPVPSQEDCMYWYNFLAYHMAGANMQKELRDLMFSLDWIRAKTELVGPAHLIHEYVEYSTILDQKVWY, encoded by the exons AGTACACAGAGGGAGCGAGCAGCTATGCTAATAAACATCATCCTAACAAAGGATAATAATTCATACAGATCCTTTTATAATGCACTACTTCATGAAGGGTACAGAGATCTTGCTGCGCTTCTTCAGGACGGCATACCTGCCATCTCCTCCAGAAACGGAAAGAGTTCGGTGGATGGAATGACTTCGTATG TTAAGACAGTTCTCTGCGAAGGAGGTGTACCACAGAGACCAGTTGTGTTTGTCACTCGACCAAAACTAGTAGATGCTATTAAGCAGAAACTGCGCTGCTTGGGGAGTGATCCAGGCTGGGTCACAGTTTATGGAATGGCAGGTTGCGGGAAGACTGTTTTAACAGCAGAAGCTTTAAAGGATCATCAGCTTTTGAAAG ATTACTTTCCAGGGGGAGTTCACTGGATCTCGGTTGGAAAACAGGACAAAGCAGGGCTCCTGATAAAACTTCAAAATCTCTGTAGTAGATTGGAACATGACTCTACTCTTTCACAAAGACCACCACTTAATGTTGAGGAGGCTAAAGATCGTCTTCGTTTGCTGATGCTACGCAAATATCCCAG ATCTCTCTTGATCCTGGATGACATTTGGGATTCCTGGGTATTAAAAGCATTTGATAATCAATGTCAGGTTCTTATCACCAGCAGGGACAGAAGTGTAACAGATGCTGTAGCTG GCAATAAATATGAGGTTCATGTGGAAAGCGGACTAGCACATGAGAAAGGATTGGAGATTTTATCCCTGTTTGTGAATATGAAAATATCAGAACTGCCAGAACAAGCTAACTGCCTTGTAAGGGAATGCAAAG GTTCTCCTCTTGTGATATCCTTGATAGGTGCATTGTTACGAGACTTCCCTAATCGCTGGGAATACTATCTCagacagctgcaaaataaacagtttaaaagaataagaaaatcttCTTCTTATGATTATGAAGCCCTTGATGAAGCAATGTCTATAAGTGTTGAGCAACTGAATGACAATTATAAAGACTACTATAAAGACCTCTCTATCCTCCCAAAAGATGTTAGAGTACCTACTAAG GTTCTCTGTATTCTTTGGGATATGGAAACCGAAGAAGTTGAGGATATACTACAGGAATTTGTTAACAAATCACTATTGTTCTGTGATCGTAATGGGAAGTCATTCCATTATTATTTACATGATCTTCAGCTTGACTTTCTCACAGAGAAGAATCGTAACCAGCTTCAG GAGCTACATAAAAATATAGTAAATCAGTACAAGAAGTATTACAAACTTAATACACCTGTTCCATCTCAAGAGGACTGCATGTACTGGTATAACTTTCTAGCATATCACATGGCTGGTGCCAACATGCAGAAG GAACTCCGTGATCTTATGTTTTCTCTAGATTGGATTAGAGCTAAAACAGAATTGGTAGGGCCTGCTCATCTGATTCATGAATATGTAGAATATAGTACAATCCTTGATCAAAAGGTATGGTACTAA